The region CCGAAAAGATGTTTCTCACCGGCAAGGCGCAATATCCGATCGAGCGGACACTGCTCACGAGCGGCTTGCTGATTGCCGGTGTCGAAAGCGATAAAAAGGGCAGGCGCCTCGAGACGCCAAATCTCGCCGCCGTCCGTTATCAACCCAACCCTGAATCCACCTACTGGAGGAGCTGATGCTGACACGTCGTCGTTTTCTGGGCAATTCCGCGCTGACCTCCTCCATGCTGGTTGTTCCCGAATGGGCTCGTTCTGCCTTCGGCCAGCAGAGGCTCGCTTCGTCCAACCCTATCCGTCTAGCGGTCCTCGGCAGCACCTATCGTCTCGGCTCGCACCTGCAGACCATCACCGACCGCTTTCTCATCGGCTATCCGTTCGACGGCGACTGGCACCTGCCCAACATCAAGGTCGTCTCCCTCTACGTCGACGAGCATGCGCGTCAGCGCGGCGACGGTCCCGACGAATTTGTACGCTCCATGATGGGGGGCTCCAGGCAAAGGTCGGCCAATCCCTGGCCCCCGGAAGACCTCAGCCCGGCACGAGCCAAACAGTTCGGTTTCCGCCTCTGCCGCAATATCCCCGAAGCCCTCCGCGTCGGAGGCGATCGCATCGCTGTCGACGCCGTCCTCACCATCGTCGAGCAGTGCCCGCCCTATCCCTATCCGGTCAACGATAAAGACCAGGTCCTGCTTCCGCGCTTCGACTTCTTTGAGCAGTGTGCCCAGGTCTTCGAGACGGAAAAGCACGCGGTTCCCTACTTTAACCACAAGCAGCTCTCCTTCAGCTTCTCAGAAGCTCAGACGATGGTGAAGAAGGCAGATCGCCTCAAGATGCCTCTGCTCTCCGGCTCATCCCTTCCCGTCACCTGGCGGCTTCCTGCAGTCGATGTCCCCGTTGGCGCTCGCGTCAAAGAAGCCGTCATGGTCGGCGTAGGAAACCTCGATGACGGCGATTTCGATGCCCTCGAAGCCATGCAGTCCATGCTCGAGCGTCGCAAAGGCGGCGAGACTGGCGTCAAGGCCGTACAACTACTCGAAGGAGACGATGTCTGGGCCGCCGCAAAGGCTGGACGCTGGTCGAAAGACCTGCTCAGCTCCGCCCTCTCCCGCAGCGACACCCCAATGGGTCTGAGCCTCCTCGATGGCAGATGCCAGGATCTAACCGACGACGATCTTCTACCGCAACTCGTCAAAGACCCGGCCGCGTACTGCATCGAGTACACCGATGGAACACGCGCCACCATGCTCATGCTCAATGGAGCCGTGCAGGATTACAATATCTCCGTTCAGCTCGAAGATCAGCAACTCGTCTCCACGCAGTTCCTCAGGCCCTTGCCACCCAACGAGGCCTACTCCGCCTGTCTCGCCTCCAAGGTCGAAAGCCTTTACCAGAACCGCAAGCCGCCCTACCCGACCCAACGCGTCCTGCTCGTCACCGGTATGCTCGAAGCCTGCCTCAACTCACGCCATCGCTTCGGACAGCTCATCGAGACGCCACATCTCGCCATCCTGTACCAGCCACCAACAGAGTCACAGTACATCCAGATTTGAAGAGAGATTCCGATCCTCCCACAACGCGGTTGCCCCATCTTCGCGACGGCCTTATCGTCGCTAAGGTGGGTTCCTTCGAGCGAGGTCTCGAACAATCACATCTGCGAACACCCAATCTCTTTACGCCACCCCAACCTCACGCTCGGCCCGCCGTCCCCCCAGATATCCAAACAACGCAATGTAGATATAGCAGACCGCTGGAATCACAAACGCATGCTGCACACCGATCAGATCAGCCAGGTGCCCCTCAGCCAACGGAATCAGCGCTCCGCCCACAATCGCCGCCACCATGAGACTCGATCCTTTGCTTGTCAACGGCCCCAGTCCCGTCAGACCTACGGTAAAGATGCTCGGAAACATCACCGAGTTGAACAGTCCGACCGCCAGGATCGCCCACATGGCCGTATGTCCATGTGTCAGGATCGAAGTCACCACCAGCACAAAGGCCAGCACTGCCGCCGTACCCAGCACGACGCTTGTACGCAGCTTGGTCAACAGCCACGAGCCGATAAACCGGCCCACCATAGCGCCACCCCAGTACAGCGCAACATACCGCGCCGCGGTTTTCTCTGAAAGCGCCGCAATCTCCGGCAGCCCAAAGTAATTCACCAGGAAGCTCCCGATCGAAACCTCAGCACCGACATAGACAAAAATTCCCACCGCACCGGCCAGCAGAATTGGATGCTTCCAGATGCTGTCATTCTGTGTAGAATCCAACTCGCCTGGACGGATGTCGCGGGTAAAGTCCATGGTTGGCATCTTCAGCACGGCAAAGGAGATCGCCAGCAACACCAGCATCAGGCCAATCCCCAGGTAAGGCAGCCGCACCGACGAAGCCTGCTCCGTCCTGTAGTGCTGCAGGGCCGCCGCTGAGAGCGACCGCAACTTCTCCGGAGCCATGGGAGCTGCTGCGAGGATAAACATGCTGCCAAAGAACGGAGCCACAAAGGTTCCAAATGAGTTGAACGCCTGCGAAAGATTCAGCCGCGCCGCGCTCGTCTCCGGTGGACCGAGATTCGCTACATAAGGATTCGCCGCCACCTGTAGCGTCGTGATGCCTGCCGCCAGAATCACCAGCGCCGACAGAAACAGCCCGAACGAGGCCGCTGCCGAGGCAGGAAGAAAGAGAAACGCCCCCACCGCCATCACCAGCAACCCGATGACCATTGTTCCCTTGTAGCCCCGCCATTCCACCAGCTTGCCGGCCGGAACCGCAAAGATGAAATAGGAGGAAAAGAAACAGAACTGCACCAGCATCGCCTGCGCATAGTTCAGGTCGAAGATGCCCTTCAGATGCGGGATCAGAATGTCGTTCAGGCAGGTCAGAAAGCCCCACATAAAAAAGAGCATCGTCGCGATGCTCATGGCCCGGACGTCGGTCTTCTCCGCTCCGGAATGTTGCGCTGTCGTGCCTGCTGCCCCTGCTCCAATGGCCATAATTTTGGATAACCTCTACTGCGTCAATAAAACGCTTAAACTCTCTTGCCGCCCTCTCATCCTAATACGCCACAGTCTGCAGGTGTCTCCGCCCCAACACCCGAAAGGTGTCATCCTGGGCGAAGCCGAAGTCGAAGGATCTGCGGTTTCGCTGCCACATACCTCTTGCCTTGTCCTTCCGATGCAAAGCGAAGAAATCCGCTACTCCACATTGTCAAGCCTTCCCGGATCTTAACTTCCAGGTCTCAGTAACATCCCTTTACCTCTAAGTTCCACCTGCGTCGCTATACTTGGAACAGGTGGCAAAAGAAACTGCACTCCACTAACGATCCCGGGCTGAAGTCCGGACCTAACTCATGTCTTTCTAGGAATTTGCGCAAATAAGTACGAGGGAGGAATACCCTCCATAAGAACAGAAGAAGAGATCTCATGACCTTACCTCGCGAACGCAACTTCCGTATGCCCGCCGAATGGGCCCCCCATACTGCCACGTGGATTGCCTGGCCTCATAACGCCGAGGACTGGCCCGGAAAGTTCCAGCCCATCCCTTGGGTCTATGCAGAAATCGTCCGCCATCTCTCCTGCTGCGAAGATGTTCACATCCTCGTCAACGACGATGCCGCGGAAAAGCGCGCCCGACGCATCCTGCTCCGCGCAGGAGCCAACATGGCACGCCTGCACTTCCATCCCTGGCAGACCGACCGCGTCTGGCTGCGCGACTCCGGGCCCATCTTCCTCAAGAATCCGCAGGGAGAGCTTGCCCTTACCAACTGGCGCTTCAACGCCTGGGCCAAGTATGACAACTGGCGCCGCGACGACCAGGTTCCGCACCACATCGCCAAGCTCTACGGCATGGAAGAGTTCAAGCCCACAATTGCGGGCGAAGACGGCAAAGAGCACCGCCTGGTCCTCGAAGGCGGCTCCATCGACACCAATGGCGCCGGCGTCCTCCTCACCACCGAAGAATGCCTCCTGTCGGACGTCCAGCAGCGAAACCCCGGCGTCTCCAAACAGCAGATCGAGCGAGCCTTCCACGACTATCTCGGCATCGACCAGGTAATATGGCTCAACCGTGGCACCGCCGGCGACGACACCCACGGCCACGTCGACGACATCACCCGCTTCGTCGCTGAAGATGCCATCCTCACCTGCGTCGAGCCCAGCACGCACGATGAGAACCACCTTCCGCTGGCCGAAAATCTTGACCGCCTCCGTTCCGCACGCAACCTCGATGGCAAGCCGTTCCGGATCATCGAACTGCCTATGCCTGCGCCCGTCCTCTTCGACAACCAACGCCTGCCCGCCAGCTACGCCAACTTCTATATCGCCAACGATCTTGTCCTGGTCCCCACCTTCAACGACCCCAACGACCGCATTGCGCTCAACATCATCGCCGACTCCTTCCCCAACCGCCGGGTCACCGGAATTCACTGCACCGACTTCATCTGGGGACTGGGCGCGCTACACTGCATGACGCAACAGGAGCCTGCATAAACTCGTCATCAAAATCACAGGCATCCAAATATGCTTTACCGTTCGTTCTGAAATAAAACTTACGGAGACTCGATGCGAATCATCGCCTGCGCCCTTATGTTCTCAGCAGCAATCGCAGCCACGGCCCAGCAGAAGCCCATCATCCTGCACGATGCCGCGCTCGTCGACGGCACCGGAGCCCCGGTTCGGCCCCATGTCGATATCACCCTTCATAAGGGCTACATTGACAGCGTCAAGCCCGCCTTCAAAGAGGCTCCTAAAGATGCAGAGATCGTCGACTGCACCGGCAAGACCGTCATTCCCGGCCTCATCAGCGCACACTCCCATCTCGGCATTCTTCTCGACAACGCCACTCCATCTCCCAACGCCTACACCACCGAGAACGTCACCAAGGCCCTCGACCAGTTCGAGCGCTACGGCGTCACCACCATCGTCTCGCTCGGCGTCAACCGCGACCTCGTCTATCAACTGCGCGACCAGCAGCGCAACAGCAAGCTGGGCGGAGCGACCATCCTCACCGCGGGTCGCGGCATCGGTGTTCCCAACGGAGCGCCCGGACTCAATGTTGCATCCGATCAGATCTATCGTCCGGGCACGCCCGACGAAGCCCGCAAGGACGTCGATGATCTCGCCAAAAACCACGCCGACCTGGTCAAGATCTGGCTCGACAGCGGCCACGGCAAGATTCCTCCGATGAAGCCGGAGATCTATACCGCAGTCATCGAACAGGCCCACAAGCACCACATGAAAGTGGCCGCACACGTCTACACCCTCGCGGACGCCAAAAGCCTGGTCAGCGCCGATGTGGACATCTTCGCGCACTCCATTCGCGACCAGGCCGTCGATCCGGGCTTCGCCCAGACGCTTATCGACCACAAAATCTGGTACATCCCGACACTGACTCTCGATGAGGCCTTCTACCTCTACGCTCAGAACCCCGATGTGATGCACTCAGCTTTCTTCCAGCAGGCCGCCGGCGCTGAGCTTCTCGCAAAGCTCCAGGCGCCCGGCTACGCCGAAAAGACTCTCGCATCCGCACAGACCGAACAAGCGAAGAAGGATCACGAGATCGCCATGAAGAATCTCAAGACTCTCTACGATGCTGGAGTCAATATCGGTTTCGGTACGGACTCCGGCGCCGTTCCCGGCCGCATCCCGGGATTCAGCGAGCATCGCGAGCTTGAGGATCTCGTCGCTGCCGGCCTCACTCCCCTGCAGGCCATCACCCTTGCCACCGGAGAGAACGGTCGCCTGCTCCACGAGGTCAATTCAAAGATGAGCATAGGCCTCATCAAGAACGGCTACTCTGCCGATCTCATCATCCTCTCTGCCGACCCCCTGATGGATGTCCGCAACACCCGCAAGATCGTTGCCGTCTACCATCATGGCGTCCTGGTTCCCAACACTCCACCGCAGAATTAATATTCAATCTCCAAACCGGGTGCCCCATCTTAGCGACAGCCTCATCGTCGCTAAGATGGGACATTCGCACGAAGCGCGAACCCTCTTGCCATTGACTCACCGGCAGCTACACTGAACCGATGCAGCAGCCTTCTCCATCCGATCTCGATGAGTGCATGATGCACCTCGCCATGGCCGAGGCGCGCGCCGCCGAAGCCGCCGGGGAGGTGCCCGTCGGCGCCATCGTCGTTGGCCCTGACGGCGCTACCGTTCTCGGACGCGGACAGAATCGTGTACTCCGCGACAGCGACCCGACCGCTCACGCCGAGATCGTAGCCATGCGCGAGGCCGGTCGTGCGCTCTCCAACTATCGCCTTCTCTCTCCGGAAGGCGGCTGCACTTTGTATGTCACGCTGGAGCCCTGCGCCATGTGCGCCAGCGCCATCCTGCACGCACGCATCGTCCGGCTGGTCTATGCCGCCGGCGACCCCAAGGCCGGAGCCTGCGGCAGCGTGCTCGACGTCCTCAATCATCCGAAGCTCAACCACCGGACTGCGGTGCAGACCGGCGTTCTGGCGGAAGAGTGCAGCCGCATGCTGAGCGACTTTTTCCTAGCCCGTCGTGGCAAGAAGCGCATCGATCCGCATCCTATGGATACGGAGGAAGTCCTCCTCGGAGGCAACGATGGCGACGAAGAGAAAATGGTCCGCGAAGGTTGACACCGAATCGACGTATCCGGAAGAAGGACTCTTCACAAAGAGCCCAGCTACGATCGCAAAGTCCCTGGCATCGAAAAAGGTGTCGCCCAAAGGACCCGGCTCCGGTATGAGAATGCTGACCTTCTATATCAATCGAGCCGGAAAGAACCTTCCTGCAAAGCGCAAAGAAGCCTTGCAGAAAGCGAAGACGATCCTCTCCGGACTCATCGCCGACCAGAAGGAGAACTCCGCTGCAAAACACTCTGCAAGATCCTCTCGCTCCACGAAAAAGAAAGCAGCACACAAGACCACCGGAAGATCCGCCAAAGCCAAAATTCACACGGCGAAAAAGGCTGCTGCCCGCAGAGCAGCATAGAATCCATTCGCAGAAGGAGCATTCATGCCAGGCCATCTTTCCGGAAAAGTTGCCATCGTCACCGGATCTTCTTCCGGCATCGGTCAGTCCATCGCGACGCGGCTCGCTGCCGATGGAGCAACTGTGGTCATCGATTACAGGAACCACCCCGAAGGAGCCGAAGAGACGAAGAAACAAATTGAAGCGGCGGGCGGCAAGGGCATCACTCTTCAGGCCGATGTCTCCAGCCTCGTCGATGTACAGCGGCTCGTCGATGAGGCATGGCAACAGCTCGGCTCCTGCGACATCCTCGTAAACAACGCCGGCATCGAAAAATCCGCCGATTTCTGGGACGTTACCGAGCAGGATTACGACGCCGTGCTCGACGTCAATCTCAAGGGAGTTTTCTTTCTCACGCAGGCCTTCGTCCGTCACCTTCGAGAAGCAAAGCGTCCGGGAAGGATCATCAACATCAGCTCCGTCCACGAAGATATGGCGTTTCCGCATTTCTCCACGTATTGTGCATCGAAGGGCGGGTTGCGCATGCTGGCCCGCACTCTCGCCGTTGAGCTTGGCCCCCTTGGGATCACCATCAATAACATCGCACCCGGAGCTATCATGACTCCTATCAATAAAAAGCTGCTCGATGACAAGCCGAAGCTTAATGCTCTGCTCAAAAATATTCCCCTAGGCCGCATGGGGATGCCCGAGGATGTCGCTGCGATCGCAGCGTTCCTCGCTTCCGATGACGCGGCTTACATCACCGGCAGCACTTACGTCATCGATGGCGGCCTGACCGTCAACTATCACGAGCAGTAGAAGGTTTCAGTAAAATATGCCTATGGATCTGACCGTCTACACCGCGGCCTGGTGCCGCGACTGCCGGGAGGCGAAGCGCTTCCTGGACCAGCACAATATTCCCTACAAAGAAGTGGATATCGAAGTCACGCCAGGCGCCGCCGAACTCGTCCTCGAAAACGTCGGGAAACGCGCGATTCCCCAGTTCGTCATCGATGGAAGATGGGTCCAGCCCTACAGGCCGGGACGCGGCTTCCTCCATGAGGAGATGGCTGACCTCCTTGGCGTCACAGGGAGCTAATCTCTATTTCCCAAGCGAGATGAAACTACAGCCACAGGCTCGCCTTCCTTTTCGCCCGGGCTATAAAAAACAAGGCTCGCTACGATTACATCGTATAGCGATACAAATTATTCCCCAGCGGCTCAGTTCCCTTCTCCACACAGTAGAATGAAGTAGAAACCCATTTCTTATCGCTCGGAAAGCCTGCGCTCAATTCGTTCTCCGCCACATGACACAGCCAGGTTCGCCAACGAGTTCAGGATGCTCTCTATGATTCCGCGTTACACACGGCCCGCGATGGGCCGCATCTGGTCTGATGAAAACAAGTATCGCTGCTGGCTGACGGTCGAGACCGCTGCCTCGCAGGCGCTCGCCCGCTTCGGCTTGGTTCCGCAGGAAGCCGCCGACGCCATCCGCGATAAAGGCAACTTCACCGTCGAGCGCATCAACGCGATCGAGGCCGAGGTCAAACACGACGTCATTGCCTTCACCACTACCGTCGCCGAACATATCGGCAATCCGGAGCACTCCCGCTGGCTGCACTATGGCCTCACCTCGACCGATGTTGTCGATACCGCGCAGGCTCTGCAGATCCGGGAGGCGTCAGCCATCATCCGCGAAGGAATCGTCTCGTTCGCCGAGGTGCTGAAGCGCCGAGCCCTCGAGTTCAAGAACACTCCCATCATCGGCCGCACACACGGTATCCACGCTGAGCCTTCCACCTTC is a window of Edaphobacter sp. 12200R-103 DNA encoding:
- a CDS encoding sugar MFS transporter translates to MAIGAGAAGTTAQHSGAEKTDVRAMSIATMLFFMWGFLTCLNDILIPHLKGIFDLNYAQAMLVQFCFFSSYFIFAVPAGKLVEWRGYKGTMVIGLLVMAVGAFLFLPASAAASFGLFLSALVILAAGITTLQVAANPYVANLGPPETSAARLNLSQAFNSFGTFVAPFFGSMFILAAAPMAPEKLRSLSAAALQHYRTEQASSVRLPYLGIGLMLVLLAISFAVLKMPTMDFTRDIRPGELDSTQNDSIWKHPILLAGAVGIFVYVGAEVSIGSFLVNYFGLPEIAALSEKTAARYVALYWGGAMVGRFIGSWLLTKLRTSVVLGTAAVLAFVLVVTSILTHGHTAMWAILAVGLFNSVMFPSIFTVGLTGLGPLTSKGSSLMVAAIVGGALIPLAEGHLADLIGVQHAFVIPAVCYIYIALFGYLGGRRAEREVGVA
- a CDS encoding agmatine/peptidylarginine deiminase; this translates as MTLPRERNFRMPAEWAPHTATWIAWPHNAEDWPGKFQPIPWVYAEIVRHLSCCEDVHILVNDDAAEKRARRILLRAGANMARLHFHPWQTDRVWLRDSGPIFLKNPQGELALTNWRFNAWAKYDNWRRDDQVPHHIAKLYGMEEFKPTIAGEDGKEHRLVLEGGSIDTNGAGVLLTTEECLLSDVQQRNPGVSKQQIERAFHDYLGIDQVIWLNRGTAGDDTHGHVDDITRFVAEDAILTCVEPSTHDENHLPLAENLDRLRSARNLDGKPFRIIELPMPAPVLFDNQRLPASYANFYIANDLVLVPTFNDPNDRIALNIIADSFPNRRVTGIHCTDFIWGLGALHCMTQQEPA
- a CDS encoding amidohydrolase family protein; translation: MRIIACALMFSAAIAATAQQKPIILHDAALVDGTGAPVRPHVDITLHKGYIDSVKPAFKEAPKDAEIVDCTGKTVIPGLISAHSHLGILLDNATPSPNAYTTENVTKALDQFERYGVTTIVSLGVNRDLVYQLRDQQRNSKLGGATILTAGRGIGVPNGAPGLNVASDQIYRPGTPDEARKDVDDLAKNHADLVKIWLDSGHGKIPPMKPEIYTAVIEQAHKHHMKVAAHVYTLADAKSLVSADVDIFAHSIRDQAVDPGFAQTLIDHKIWYIPTLTLDEAFYLYAQNPDVMHSAFFQQAAGAELLAKLQAPGYAEKTLASAQTEQAKKDHEIAMKNLKTLYDAGVNIGFGTDSGAVPGRIPGFSEHRELEDLVAAGLTPLQAITLATGENGRLLHEVNSKMSIGLIKNGYSADLIILSADPLMDVRNTRKIVAVYHHGVLVPNTPPQN
- the tadA gene encoding tRNA adenosine(34) deaminase TadA — protein: MHLAMAEARAAEAAGEVPVGAIVVGPDGATVLGRGQNRVLRDSDPTAHAEIVAMREAGRALSNYRLLSPEGGCTLYVTLEPCAMCASAILHARIVRLVYAAGDPKAGACGSVLDVLNHPKLNHRTAVQTGVLAEECSRMLSDFFLARRGKKRIDPHPMDTEEVLLGGNDGDEEKMVREG
- a CDS encoding DUF3175 domain-containing protein, which produces MATKRKWSAKVDTESTYPEEGLFTKSPATIAKSLASKKVSPKGPGSGMRMLTFYINRAGKNLPAKRKEALQKAKTILSGLIADQKENSAAKHSARSSRSTKKKAAHKTTGRSAKAKIHTAKKAAARRAA
- a CDS encoding SDR family NAD(P)-dependent oxidoreductase, translated to MPGHLSGKVAIVTGSSSGIGQSIATRLAADGATVVIDYRNHPEGAEETKKQIEAAGGKGITLQADVSSLVDVQRLVDEAWQQLGSCDILVNNAGIEKSADFWDVTEQDYDAVLDVNLKGVFFLTQAFVRHLREAKRPGRIINISSVHEDMAFPHFSTYCASKGGLRMLARTLAVELGPLGITINNIAPGAIMTPINKKLLDDKPKLNALLKNIPLGRMGMPEDVAAIAAFLASDDAAYITGSTYVIDGGLTVNYHEQ
- a CDS encoding glutaredoxin family protein, which translates into the protein MDLTVYTAAWCRDCREAKRFLDQHNIPYKEVDIEVTPGAAELVLENVGKRAIPQFVIDGRWVQPYRPGRGFLHEEMADLLGVTGS